In one Umezawaea sp. Da 62-37 genomic region, the following are encoded:
- a CDS encoding CoA-binding protein — MIESAVGRQALLRETKSVALVGASSNTARPSFFVATYLLSSTGYRVYFVNPRLDALLGHQVYPSLADLPEVPDLVSVFRKHDDLPGVADEVVAVGARTLWLQLGLFHEGAAAKAEVAGLSVVMNRCVKIEHARFHGGLHLAGFNTGVITSRRS; from the coding sequence ATGATCGAGTCGGCGGTTGGCAGGCAGGCGTTGCTGCGGGAGACGAAATCCGTGGCATTGGTGGGCGCGTCCTCGAACACCGCCCGGCCCAGTTTTTTCGTGGCGACTTATTTGTTGTCGTCCACGGGGTATCGGGTTTATTTCGTGAATCCGCGGTTGGACGCGTTGTTGGGGCACCAGGTTTACCCGTCGTTGGCCGACCTGCCCGAGGTTCCGGACCTGGTGTCGGTGTTCCGCAAGCACGACGACCTGCCCGGTGTGGCGGATGAGGTGGTCGCGGTTGGGGCGCGGACGTTGTGGTTGCAGCTGGGGCTGTTCCACGAGGGGGCGGCGGCGAAAGCCGAGGTGGCGGGGTTGAGCGTGGTGATGAACCGGTGCGTGAAGATCGAGCATGCTCGATTCCACGGCGGGCTGCACCTGGCGGGGTTCAACACTGGGGTGATCACCTCGCGCAGGAGCTGA